The following proteins are encoded in a genomic region of Protaetiibacter sp. SSC-01:
- a CDS encoding ABC transporter substrate-binding protein, whose amino-acid sequence MSVTRRSLGAIAIAVSALLTLGACANTGSDGAPLAEQQDLKVGLASLPINLDVLQNSAEGKIIGPMQHVLEPLVKRDGDSFEPWLAESWENPDDLTWVFTIRSDVKFSDGTVLTAEDARASLRRLIDTESPLAPLLAAVENIEATDDSTLTIETKTPLGTLLTTLSQILIGQGAVINDEAYWAKPIGTGPFVIDEFVADQRFALSRNDDYWGPETKLDTITYIGMPEEAARISALSTGEVDIIDGVSPDAIPEVQSLDSVTFESVPSYAIQYIWFNSSREPYTDVRVRQALWHALDLEQIVSDLYGDQASVAQAPVPQAVFGAAKLEPYTYDPELAKELLAEAGYPDGFSTTMQFSSSTGVPPFMQTVISYWAEIGVTVEPLPKEQAIWLDDLLALNWDMNVQSPSVTSGDADYHLGRLYVSSANRLGYANPEYDALVTAARESVDQQERISLYAEASKILWEDAPAIWAADQTANVAYRDYVTGVTIDAGNRNDYSAVVLRAK is encoded by the coding sequence ATGAGCGTCACCCGACGCAGTCTCGGCGCGATCGCGATCGCGGTCAGCGCCCTGCTCACGCTCGGCGCGTGCGCGAACACGGGGTCCGACGGCGCGCCCCTCGCGGAACAGCAGGATCTCAAGGTCGGTCTGGCATCGCTGCCGATCAACCTCGACGTCCTCCAGAACTCGGCCGAGGGCAAGATCATCGGGCCCATGCAGCACGTGCTCGAGCCGCTCGTCAAGCGCGACGGCGACTCGTTCGAGCCGTGGCTCGCCGAGTCGTGGGAGAACCCCGACGACCTCACGTGGGTCTTCACCATCCGCTCGGACGTGAAGTTCAGCGACGGCACGGTCCTCACCGCCGAGGACGCGCGTGCGTCGCTGCGACGACTCATCGACACGGAGTCGCCGCTGGCGCCGCTGCTCGCCGCCGTCGAGAACATCGAGGCGACCGACGACTCGACCCTCACGATCGAGACGAAGACCCCGCTGGGAACCCTGCTGACGACGCTGTCGCAGATCCTCATCGGGCAGGGCGCGGTCATCAACGACGAGGCCTACTGGGCCAAGCCCATCGGCACCGGTCCCTTCGTGATCGACGAGTTCGTCGCCGACCAGCGCTTCGCGCTCAGCCGCAACGACGACTACTGGGGTCCGGAGACGAAGCTCGACACGATCACCTACATCGGCATGCCCGAGGAGGCGGCGCGCATCTCGGCGCTCTCGACGGGTGAGGTCGACATCATCGACGGAGTGAGCCCCGACGCCATCCCGGAGGTGCAGTCGCTCGACTCGGTGACGTTCGAGTCGGTGCCGAGCTACGCGATCCAGTACATCTGGTTCAACAGCAGCCGCGAGCCCTACACCGACGTGCGGGTGCGCCAGGCGCTCTGGCACGCGCTCGACCTCGAGCAGATCGTGAGCGACCTCTACGGCGACCAGGCATCCGTCGCGCAGGCGCCGGTTCCGCAGGCCGTGTTCGGCGCAGCCAAGCTCGAGCCCTACACCTACGACCCGGAGCTCGCGAAGGAGCTCCTCGCCGAGGCGGGCTACCCCGACGGGTTCTCGACGACGATGCAGTTCTCGAGCAGCACGGGCGTGCCGCCCTTCATGCAGACGGTCATCTCCTACTGGGCCGAGATCGGCGTGACCGTCGAGCCGCTGCCCAAGGAGCAGGCCATCTGGCTCGACGACCTGCTCGCGCTCAACTGGGACATGAACGTGCAGTCGCCGTCCGTCACGAGCGGTGACGCCGACTACCACCTCGGCCGTCTCTACGTGAGCAGCGCGAACCGCCTCGGTTACGCCAACCCGGAGTACGACGCCCTCGTCACGGCCGCCCGCGAGTCGGTCGACCAGCAGGAGCGCATCTCGCTCTACGCGGAGGCCTCGAAGATCCTCTGGGAGGATGCGCCCGCCATCTGGGCCGCCGACCAGACCGCGAACGTCGCCTACCGCGACTACGTGACCGGTGTGACGATCGACGCGGGCAACCGCAACGACTACAGCGCCGTCGTGCTCCGTGCGAAGTGA
- a CDS encoding FAD-dependent oxidoreductase — MNDTIHVDTQARVRATPEVLVVGGGPAGIGAAIAAARRGARTMLVEQQGYLGGNLTAGLVGPCMTSYSLDGSKQLIRGIYDELILRMEAAGEAIHPSKVPAGSPFAGFIYHGHDKVTPFEPEGMKLIAQRMCLEAGVELLFHTFVVDTIVEDGAVRGVIVASKSGLEAITADVVIDCSADADVVAFGGGETVTGREGDGLVQPMTLFFRVGGVDDDVLADYVAQFPSKTDAFEVPVQAARAAGEYTIERRGLGLYKTLKPGVWRVNTTRILRRVGTDVGDLTQAEIEGREQVTQLMRLFRRVPGMENCELIDTAATIGVRETRRIVGEYTLTHEDLANGQEFDDVIALAGYPIDIHSPTDSGGGLIDMPVANEYQIPYRSLVPKELDGVLVAGRSVSSTHEALGAIRIMPPAFAMGQAAGTAAALAVRGGARPRDVDVTELQKALVEDDAYIGERAMELVP; from the coding sequence ATGAACGACACGATTCACGTCGACACGCAGGCGCGTGTGCGGGCGACGCCCGAGGTGCTCGTGGTCGGCGGGGGTCCCGCGGGGATCGGGGCAGCCATCGCCGCCGCGCGCCGCGGGGCCCGCACGATGCTCGTCGAGCAGCAGGGGTACCTGGGAGGGAATCTCACGGCGGGCCTGGTCGGCCCGTGCATGACCTCCTACAGCCTCGACGGCTCGAAGCAGCTGATCCGCGGGATCTACGACGAGCTGATCCTGCGGATGGAGGCCGCCGGTGAGGCGATTCACCCGTCGAAGGTGCCGGCGGGCAGCCCGTTCGCCGGATTCATCTACCACGGGCACGACAAGGTCACGCCGTTCGAGCCGGAGGGCATGAAGCTCATCGCGCAGCGGATGTGCCTCGAGGCGGGCGTGGAGCTGCTGTTCCACACCTTCGTCGTCGACACGATCGTCGAGGACGGCGCCGTCCGCGGCGTCATCGTCGCCAGCAAGTCCGGGCTCGAGGCGATCACGGCCGACGTCGTGATCGACTGCTCCGCGGATGCGGACGTCGTCGCCTTCGGCGGCGGCGAGACCGTGACGGGACGCGAGGGCGACGGGCTCGTGCAGCCGATGACGCTCTTCTTCCGGGTGGGAGGTGTCGACGACGACGTCCTCGCGGACTACGTCGCGCAGTTCCCCTCGAAGACGGATGCGTTCGAGGTGCCGGTGCAGGCCGCTCGCGCCGCGGGCGAGTACACGATCGAGCGGAGGGGTCTCGGCTTGTACAAGACCCTCAAGCCGGGCGTGTGGCGCGTCAACACGACCCGCATCCTGCGCCGTGTCGGCACCGACGTGGGCGACCTCACGCAGGCGGAGATCGAGGGTCGCGAGCAGGTCACCCAGCTCATGCGCCTCTTCCGGCGCGTGCCCGGCATGGAGAACTGCGAGCTCATCGACACGGCCGCGACGATCGGCGTCCGTGAGACCCGCAGGATCGTGGGCGAGTACACCCTCACTCACGAGGATCTCGCCAACGGGCAGGAGTTCGACGACGTCATCGCGCTCGCGGGGTACCCGATCGACATCCACAGCCCGACCGATTCCGGTGGCGGCCTGATCGACATGCCGGTCGCGAACGAGTACCAGATCCCGTACCGCTCCCTCGTGCCGAAGGAGCTCGACGGGGTGCTCGTCGCGGGGCGGAGCGTCTCGTCGACGCACGAGGCCCTCGGCGCGATCCGGATCATGCCGCCGGCCTTCGCGATGGGCCAGGCCGCCGGTACCGCCGCCGCTCTCGCCGTGCGCGGGGGCGCGCGGCCCCGGGACGTCGACGTGACGGAGCTGCAGAAGGCTCTCGTCGAGGACGACGCCTACATCGGGGAGCGCGCGATGGAGCTGGTGCCGTGA
- a CDS encoding glycerophosphodiester phosphodiesterase family protein, whose translation MTAVPPRVRDGGHPRISGHRGAAGTEPENTVRSFQRAIALGAGTVELDLQRSADGELIVIHDETVDRTTGGAGRVNDLTLADIRLLRADGEPVPTFTEVLDSIDAPIQVEVKDPLAVEPLIALLRARPEIGRRVVLSGFSEEVLRQLAEAVPDVPRGLICRGYEEGLLGRLADLGCEVVYSGWPGLTVETVQALHDAGVSIAAWNVNTREELALALALGVDEISSDFPGEVARWLGSASG comes from the coding sequence GTGACAGCCGTTCCCCCGCGTGTCCGGGATGGCGGGCATCCGCGCATCTCCGGGCACCGGGGGGCGGCCGGCACCGAGCCGGAGAACACCGTCCGGTCGTTCCAGCGGGCCATCGCGCTCGGGGCGGGCACCGTCGAGCTCGACCTGCAGCGCTCGGCGGACGGCGAGCTCATCGTCATCCACGACGAGACCGTCGACCGCACGACCGGCGGCGCGGGGCGGGTCAACGACCTCACCCTGGCCGACATCCGGCTCCTGCGCGCCGACGGCGAGCCCGTGCCGACGTTCACCGAGGTGCTCGACTCGATCGACGCGCCCATCCAGGTGGAGGTCAAGGATCCGCTCGCGGTCGAGCCGCTCATCGCGCTGCTGCGGGCTCGGCCCGAGATCGGCCGCAGGGTCGTGCTCTCGGGCTTCTCCGAGGAGGTGCTGCGGCAGCTCGCCGAGGCCGTCCCCGACGTGCCGCGCGGCCTCATCTGCCGGGGCTACGAGGAGGGGCTGCTCGGCAGGCTCGCGGACCTCGGATGCGAGGTCGTCTACTCGGGCTGGCCCGGTCTCACGGTCGAGACGGTCCAGGCGCTGCACGACGCGGGGGTGTCGATCGCGGCCTGGAACGTCAACACGCGCGAGGAGCTCGCGCTCGCGCTCGCGCTCGGCGTGGACGAGATCTCGTCCGACTTCCCGGGTGAGGTGGCGCGCTGGTTGGGATCCGCGTCGGGCTGA
- a CDS encoding alcohol dehydrogenase catalytic domain-containing protein — MRAVLLPRPGQIEVTEVDDPTPRDGEVIVEVARVGICGTDLHIVKGEFPPTPFPIIPGHEFAGTIASVGAGVDAGLVGQRVAVDPSLFCGKCAQCRRGRGNLCADWGAIGDTVDGAFAQYVAVPAANCYRMPDSMTFAQGAFVEPVSCAVHGVRRLGVEAGERMLVMGAGPMGLIVAQLLTAGGAVVSVVDRVAAKAAAALELGAVEVGTSVEELSTRRFDAAVDVTGAPAAMAAALGALDRGGRLQVFGVAAAEARLEVSPFEIYNDEITIIGTMAVLHSFDAALDLVARGVVNVDALLSHTYPLEEFATALDAVANGAALKAQIALES; from the coding sequence ATGCGTGCAGTGTTGCTCCCGCGGCCGGGCCAGATCGAGGTCACCGAGGTCGACGACCCCACCCCCCGCGACGGGGAGGTGATCGTCGAGGTTGCCCGGGTCGGCATCTGCGGAACCGACCTCCACATCGTGAAGGGCGAGTTCCCGCCCACCCCGTTCCCGATCATCCCGGGCCACGAGTTCGCGGGCACGATCGCGTCGGTCGGCGCCGGAGTCGATGCGGGCCTCGTGGGCCAGCGGGTCGCCGTCGACCCCTCGCTCTTCTGCGGCAAGTGCGCGCAGTGCCGCCGCGGGCGCGGCAACCTGTGCGCCGACTGGGGCGCCATCGGCGACACCGTCGACGGCGCGTTCGCACAGTACGTCGCCGTGCCCGCCGCGAACTGCTACCGGATGCCGGACTCGATGACCTTCGCGCAGGGCGCGTTCGTCGAGCCCGTCTCGTGCGCCGTGCACGGCGTGCGCCGCCTGGGCGTCGAGGCCGGCGAGCGCATGCTCGTCATGGGCGCGGGTCCGATGGGGCTCATCGTCGCGCAGCTGCTCACGGCAGGCGGCGCGGTCGTCAGCGTCGTCGACCGCGTCGCTGCGAAGGCCGCCGCCGCGCTCGAGCTCGGCGCCGTCGAGGTCGGCACCTCCGTCGAGGAGCTCTCGACGCGCCGCTTCGACGCCGCTGTCGACGTCACGGGCGCCCCCGCCGCGATGGCCGCGGCGCTCGGCGCCCTCGACCGCGGAGGCCGCCTGCAGGTGTTCGGCGTCGCCGCCGCCGAGGCGCGCCTCGAGGTGTCGCCGTTCGAGATCTACAACGACGAGATCACGATCATCGGCACCATGGCCGTGCTGCACAGCTTCGACGCGGCCCTCGACCTCGTGGCCCGCGGCGTCGTGAACGTCGACGCGCTGCTCTCGCACACCTACCCGCTCGAGGAGTTCGCCACCGCGCTCGACGCCGTCGCAAACGGTGCCGCCCTCAAGGCGCAGATCGCGCTCGAGAGCTGA